The sequence GATAGTGCTTTATAACCTTTCTGCGAAACGTTGCAGGCTCGTTGCTGGGACCGGAAACCGCACTGAATCCTACCTTGGTTACTCGACGCTTTGGGGTGACATGGCATGCGCATTCACGCCTATCGGTGGATTGTTTAAGACGCAAGAGCGCAAATTAGCTCGTGAGTTGGGATTACCCGAATGGATAATAACAAAAACACCAACAGCCGATCTTTGGCATGGCCAAACAGATGAAGGAGAGCTGGGTATTACATACGAAATAGCGGATAAAATACTCTTCGCACATATCGAGAAAAGCGTTGATCGTGCTGAGTTATTGCAGATGGGTTTTTCATCGGACGAAATCGATCTTGTTCTGGATAGAATAATAAAATACAATTACAAAAGGAGAATGCCGGTATTCCCTTCGATAAAG is a genomic window of bacterium containing:
- a CDS encoding NAD+ synthase; this translates as MNWNSVKENIVSWIRQYIAESKSGGVVLGLSGGLDSAVTAALSVEALGADSVDMIALPYRVSDPSSLDDARKISEHLGGKLEVFNISAPVDDMIKLMGGIDELQLGNITARMRMIVLYNLSAKRCRLVAGTGNRTESYLGYSTLWGDMACAFTPIGGLFKTQERKLARELGLPEWIITKTPTADLWHGQTDEGELGITYEIADKILFAHIEKSVDRAELLQMGFSSDEIDLVLDRIIKYNYKRRMPVFPSIKRLPL